A DNA window from Macadamia integrifolia cultivar HAES 741 chromosome 4, SCU_Mint_v3, whole genome shotgun sequence contains the following coding sequences:
- the LOC122076934 gene encoding somatic embryogenesis receptor kinase 1-like has translation MSLTNLNALQVLDLSNNLLSGVVSDNGSFSLFTPISFLNNLDLCGPVTGHPCPGSTPFFPPLPHPPSPPSVPSPEGNGATGATADLVASGAGLLFAAPAIGFAWWRRCRRRWKTKQHFIDVPAEDPEFHLGQLKRFSLQELEVATDNFGNKNILGKGGFGKVYKGRLADGSSVAVKRQKKERTPGGELQFQTELEMISMAVHRNLLRLRGFCMTPTERLLVYPFMANGSVASHLGERPPGEPPLNWTTRKRTALGSARGLSYLHDHCDPKIIHRDVKAANILLDEKFEAVVGDFGLAKHMDYKDTHVTTALRGTIGHIAPEYFSTGKSSEKTDVFGYGIMLLEFITGQRAFDLARRRNKDDIMLLDWVKGLLKEKKLDMLVDPDLQNNYAEAEVEQLIQVALLCTQGSPMDRPKMSEVVRMLEGDGLAERWEEWQKVEVVGQEVELAPHWNSLWIVSSTDNQHAVELSGPR, from the exons GGATCTATCTAATAACCTCCTATCAGGAGTTGTATCAGACAATGGCTCATTTTCATTGTTCACTCCCATTAG TTTTCTCAATAACCTGGATTTGTGTGGCCCGGTTACTGGGCATCCTTGCCCAGGATCTACTCCGTTTTTTCCACCACTTCCTCATCCTCCTTCTCCACCCTCTGTCCCGTCTCCAG AAGGAAATGGTGCCACTGGAGCAACAGCTGATTTAGTGGCTTCTGGTGCTGGTTTATTGTTTGCTGCTCCAGCTATTGGGTTTGCATGGTGGCGTCGATGTCGACGTCGATGGAAAACTAAACAACATTTCATTGATGTTCCTG CTGAGGATCCAGAATTTCATCTCGGCCAGCTGAAAAGATTTTCTCTGCAAGAACTAGAAGTTGCCACCGACAACTTTGGCAACAAAAACATTCTGGGTAAAGGAGGATTTGGTAAGGTTTACAAAGGACGCCTAGCAGATGGTTCATCAGTTGctgtaaaaagacaaaaaaaagagCGGACACCAGGTGGAGAGCTGCAGTTTCAGACAGAGTTAGAGATGATCAGCATGGCTGTGCACCGGAATTTGCTTCGGCTGCGAGGTTTTTGCATGACGCCAACGGAACGCTTGCTTGTTTATCCCTTTATGGCTAATGGAAGTGTGGCTTCACATTTGGGAG AGCGTCCACCAGGAGAACCACCTCTTAATTGGACTACACGAAAACGGACTGCTTTGGGATCAGCTAGAGGGCTTTCTTATTTACATGATCATTGTGACCCAAAGATCATCCACCGTGATGTAAAAGCTGCAAATATTTTGTTGGATGAGAAGTTTGAGGCTGTTGTTGGAGATTTTGGGTTGGCTAAACATATGGACTACAAAGATACTCATGTAACTACTGCTTTACGTGGCACAATTGGACATATAGCCCCAGAATATTTTTCCACTGGGAAATCTTCAGAGAAAACAGATGTTTTTGGGTATGGGATCATGCTTCTTGAGTTTATAACTGGACAGAGGGCATTTGATCTCGCTCGGCGTAGAAATAAGGATGACATCATGTTGCTGGATTGG GTAAAAGGACTTCTCAAAGAGAAGAAGTTGGACATGTTGGTCGATCCTGATCTCCAAAACAATTATGCTGAAGCAGAAGTAGAGCAGTTAATCCAGGTTGCTTTGCTTTGTACACAAGGCTCTCCAATGGACCGGCCTAAGATGTCAGAGGTTGTGAGAATGCTTGAAGGTGATGGGTTGGCAGAGAGGTGGGAAGAGTGGCAGAAGGTGGAGGTGGTCGGCCAGGAGGTTGAGCTTGCCCCACATTGGAATTCCTTATGGATTGTCAGCTCTACTGACAATCAGCATGCTGTTGAATTATCTGGTCCAAGATGA